A window of the bacterium HR17 genome harbors these coding sequences:
- the nrgA gene encoding Ammonium transporter NrgA, whose product MAQASINAGDTAWLLVSTALVMLMTPGLGLFYGGMVRSKNVLATVMKCLLVLALISVQWVLFGYSLSFSPTQNGLIGDLAWLGFRGVGGEPNPDYAATIPHAVYAMFQGMFAVITPALIAGAVAERMRLSAFALFVLLWATFVYDPIAHWVWAKGGWLRELGALDFAGGTVVHINSGVAGLVAAIMVGRRLGYGREPMPPHNVPLILLGTALLWFGWFGFNAGSSVAANASAAFAFTNTHTATAAAMLGWAFGEWLQRSKPTALGIASGAVAGLVAITPAAGFVSPLSSIVIGFIAGWLCCYAVRLKEALHFDDALDVFGIHGVGGIWGALATGIFAQKAIGGASGWIEGNGVQMLYQLAGIGATLLYSGIATAVILRIVELLMGGLRVTQEQEVEGLDIHETGMEAYPEATIFGGRPVIETQLEKRPVVAERPITATAMPALPSVSSTVVSTLPPTSPERRLYSVILENANTERAKRRWERLCHEPHQAPPEFHEVYRHLVSFDGREFVFRGGDPEQMKRAVERLFEGYLGVGATVTVEA is encoded by the coding sequence ATGGCACAAGCGTCCATCAACGCAGGCGATACTGCATGGTTGCTGGTCAGCACAGCATTGGTGATGCTGATGACGCCGGGGTTAGGGCTGTTTTACGGCGGGATGGTGCGTAGCAAAAATGTGTTGGCAACGGTGATGAAGTGCTTGCTGGTGCTGGCGCTGATTTCGGTGCAGTGGGTGTTGTTCGGCTACAGTTTATCCTTCAGCCCCACCCAGAACGGTCTGATTGGCGATTTGGCGTGGCTGGGTTTTCGCGGCGTTGGAGGCGAGCCCAACCCCGACTACGCTGCCACTATCCCGCATGCCGTCTATGCGATGTTTCAAGGCATGTTCGCCGTCATCACACCCGCATTGATTGCGGGTGCAGTGGCGGAACGGATGCGCCTGAGTGCTTTCGCGTTGTTTGTGTTGTTGTGGGCGACTTTCGTCTACGACCCCATCGCCCATTGGGTTTGGGCAAAGGGCGGATGGTTGCGAGAATTGGGGGCGTTGGATTTTGCGGGTGGGACGGTCGTGCATATCAACAGCGGGGTCGCTGGCTTGGTCGCCGCCATCATGGTCGGCAGGCGATTGGGTTACGGGCGTGAGCCGATGCCCCCGCACAATGTCCCCCTCATTTTGTTGGGCACTGCGTTGCTGTGGTTCGGTTGGTTTGGGTTCAACGCAGGAAGTTCGGTCGCTGCCAACGCCAGTGCCGCGTTCGCTTTCACCAACACGCACACAGCCACAGCAGCAGCGATGTTGGGATGGGCGTTCGGTGAATGGCTGCAACGCAGCAAACCGACGGCTTTGGGTATCGCTTCAGGCGCTGTCGCCGGGTTAGTTGCCATCACGCCTGCAGCAGGCTTCGTCAGCCCACTGTCCAGCATCGTCATCGGGTTTATCGCAGGGTGGTTGTGTTGCTATGCAGTGCGGTTGAAAGAGGCACTGCACTTTGACGATGCCTTGGATGTGTTCGGCATTCACGGAGTTGGCGGAATATGGGGCGCATTGGCGACGGGCATTTTTGCTCAAAAAGCCATCGGCGGCGCCTCAGGTTGGATTGAAGGCAACGGAGTGCAGATGCTTTACCAATTGGCGGGCATCGGGGCAACGCTGCTTTATTCAGGTATCGCAACGGCAGTGATTTTGCGTATCGTAGAGTTGCTGATGGGCGGGTTACGGGTGACGCAAGAACAGGAAGTGGAAGGGTTGGACATCCACGAAACGGGGATGGAAGCCTACCCTGAAGCAACGATCTTTGGTGGGCGTCCCGTCATTGAGACGCAGTTAGAAAAGCGACCGGTGGTCGCTGAACGACCAATAACCGCGACGGCGATGCCCGCGTTGCCTTCGGTGTCCTCTACCGTTGTTTCAACCTTGCCCCCAACTTCCCCTGAGCGTCGGCTTTACAGCGTTATCTTGGAGAACGCCAACACCGAACGAGCCAAACGCCGATGGGAACGGTTGTGCCACGAACCTCACCAAGCGCCTCCTGAGTTCCACGAAGTCTATCGCCATCTGGTCAGTTTTGACGGTCGCGAGTTTGTGTTTCGGGGCGGTGACCCTGAGCAGATGAAGCGGGCAGTAGAACGGTTGTTTGAGGGTTACTTGGGTGTTGGGGCAACAGTGACCGTTGAAGCGTAG
- the yqiK gene encoding Inner membrane protein YqiK, giving the protein MGSIVAAVLIIAAAIAAAVYFVWWVFARLYFVRATADRAFVRTGGGKPKVVIGGGAFVLPWWHNITWVSLASTKLRVIKANRDALITRDKFRVDVGADFYVRVPSDEESVLQAAQSLGARTTDPDALRELLEDELTFALRAVAAKRNLMELHEDRQGFAREVSEQVRESLAQKGLVLESVSIFALDQTDAEQYDPSNVFDAAGLEQIAALTSRARVLKNEHERNAEIAIKQKDVETHKTLLTLEQERAFAEHAQRRAIETHQAEQRAETERFRFTQEELVRLSEIEKQRRIREAEIEMERQIRERQLREQINLIEIEREAELAQIEREKTVRIAEQERERAINAARRLTSVELSEHEMMVFQKQAARLKAEAEVKRAEQEVQTAAEMAAAERERQVALIRVLTELEVAQQKAEAIERLAQATRFEGEAKAEAHRKMVEAQSAIADKLVWKEVLLQLIEQAPAIAKELMTPAEKIESIRILDVQGLGAVGNGGAGAGTIERVLSAILSSGAVLPILRELLRFAGTDPQKLVNALAERIGVSSEQTLTTNAS; this is encoded by the coding sequence ATGGGTAGTATCGTTGCTGCGGTGTTGATAATTGCTGCTGCCATAGCGGCGGCAGTCTACTTTGTCTGGTGGGTTTTTGCCCGCCTATATTTCGTCCGAGCGACGGCTGACCGCGCTTTCGTCCGAACAGGTGGCGGGAAGCCGAAAGTTGTCATCGGTGGCGGTGCTTTCGTCTTGCCTTGGTGGCACAACATCACTTGGGTCTCGCTGGCGTCAACAAAACTTCGGGTCATTAAAGCCAACCGTGATGCTTTGATCACCCGCGATAAGTTCCGCGTTGATGTCGGAGCGGATTTTTATGTCCGCGTGCCATCTGACGAAGAAAGCGTCTTGCAGGCAGCACAAAGTTTAGGTGCCCGCACGACTGACCCAGACGCCTTGCGTGAGTTGCTGGAGGACGAACTGACTTTCGCACTGCGCGCCGTCGCTGCTAAACGCAACCTGATGGAGTTGCACGAAGACCGACAAGGATTTGCCCGTGAGGTCTCCGAACAGGTGCGAGAATCGCTGGCGCAAAAAGGCCTGGTGCTGGAAAGCGTTTCCATCTTCGCCCTTGACCAAACCGATGCGGAGCAGTATGACCCCAGCAATGTCTTTGACGCTGCAGGGTTGGAGCAAATTGCAGCGCTCACTTCTCGCGCTCGTGTCCTGAAAAACGAGCACGAACGAAACGCCGAAATCGCTATCAAGCAGAAAGATGTGGAAACGCACAAGACGCTGCTCACTTTGGAACAAGAACGGGCTTTTGCCGAACATGCCCAACGGCGCGCTATTGAAACGCATCAAGCAGAGCAGCGTGCCGAAACGGAACGCTTCCGCTTCACTCAGGAAGAGTTGGTGCGGCTGTCGGAGATTGAAAAGCAACGGCGAATTCGCGAAGCCGAAATTGAGATGGAGCGACAAATTCGCGAGCGACAGTTGCGCGAGCAAATCAACCTGATTGAAATTGAGCGGGAAGCCGAACTGGCTCAAATTGAACGGGAGAAAACCGTCCGTATCGCTGAGCAAGAACGAGAGCGAGCCATCAACGCTGCGCGGCGATTGACAAGCGTGGAACTCAGTGAGCACGAAATGATGGTCTTCCAAAAGCAAGCGGCAAGATTGAAGGCTGAAGCGGAAGTCAAGCGAGCAGAGCAAGAAGTGCAAACGGCTGCAGAAATGGCAGCAGCCGAAAGGGAACGGCAAGTGGCGCTCATTCGTGTCTTGACAGAATTGGAAGTCGCTCAACAAAAAGCGGAAGCAATTGAACGGTTGGCACAAGCGACCCGCTTTGAAGGCGAAGCGAAAGCAGAAGCCCATCGCAAGATGGTGGAAGCGCAAAGCGCCATCGCCGATAAACTCGTCTGGAAAGAAGTCCTGCTTCAACTGATTGAACAAGCACCTGCCATCGCCAAAGAACTGATGACCCCCGCTGAAAAGATTGAGAGCATCCGAATCTTGGATGTTCAAGGCTTAGGCGCTGTGGGCAACGGCGGTGCTGGAGCGGGGACGATAGAGCGAGTTTTGTCGGCGATTTTGAGTTCAGGCGCTGTGCTACCTATCCTGCGTGAACTTTTGCGGTTTGCTGGAACTGACCCGCAAAAACTTGTCAACGCCTTGGCAGAACGCATCGGCGTTTCGTCCGAGCAAACCCTGACGACCAACGCGTCGTGA
- the amt gene encoding Ammonia channel has product MRWLLVALALLVVGIASKGMAAGDAGGYKTGNAADVMDAEGNKFVVPEPPKGAKPAEVKAYQAFQAQAKREPLAMKLADAVGQNRVAINLMWTLLTGFLVMFMQAGFALVETGFCRAKNAAHTMFMNFFIYPIGIVGFWLVGFALMFGGAATVANFGGLMAQGFGKEFTISLFGKDFGLWGTKGWLLSGIAYDTTIFTLFLFQLVFMDTAATIPTGAMAERWKLSAFVIYGFFMTMLLYPLFGNWAWGGGWLANLGANFGLGHGYVDFAGSGVVHSIGGLCGLAGAMVLGPRIGKYNRDGSPNVIAGHNIPMAILGTLILAFGWFGFNPGSTLGASGGGNLRIGVIATVTMLASASGALAAGLYTWWRTGKPDPTMACNGMLAGLVAITAPSGFVGANAAIIIGAIAGVLVCVSVQLLDKWHVDDPVGAISVHGTCGLFGVLSVGIFADGTFGVGWNGVAGAVKGCLYGDWGQLAAQLIGVATLIVWAFGMSWVFFKVLDRVMGLRVSPEVELEGLDLAETGVLAYHGFVREPEEPVVVTPPEWIPSARIPQLVETMLRKPSPTDHEPQTSTVIEERPSARLYSVVLENANSERAKRRWERLCHEPHQAPPEFHEVYRHLVSFDGREFVFRGGDPERMRKAVERLFEGYLGVGATVTVEV; this is encoded by the coding sequence ATGCGTTGGTTGTTGGTTGCTTTAGCGCTGTTGGTCGTCGGCATCGCAAGCAAAGGGATGGCAGCAGGTGACGCTGGCGGTTACAAAACGGGCAACGCTGCGGATGTGATGGATGCGGAAGGCAACAAGTTCGTCGTGCCTGAACCGCCAAAGGGCGCAAAACCTGCGGAAGTCAAGGCGTATCAAGCCTTCCAAGCACAAGCGAAGCGCGAACCGTTGGCGATGAAGTTGGCAGATGCGGTCGGGCAAAACCGCGTCGCCATCAATTTGATGTGGACGCTGCTGACGGGTTTTCTGGTCATGTTCATGCAAGCGGGTTTTGCGCTGGTGGAAACGGGGTTCTGTCGCGCCAAAAACGCTGCCCACACGATGTTCATGAACTTCTTCATCTACCCCATCGGCATCGTCGGCTTCTGGCTGGTAGGTTTCGCTCTGATGTTTGGCGGTGCGGCGACGGTTGCCAACTTCGGTGGGTTGATGGCGCAAGGTTTCGGCAAAGAGTTCACGATTTCGCTCTTCGGCAAAGATTTCGGCTTGTGGGGCACAAAAGGGTGGCTGCTTTCGGGCATCGCCTACGACACGACCATCTTCACGCTGTTTTTGTTCCAACTCGTCTTCATGGACACAGCAGCGACCATTCCGACGGGCGCGATGGCGGAGCGTTGGAAACTCAGTGCCTTCGTCATTTACGGCTTCTTCATGACGATGCTGCTTTACCCCCTGTTTGGCAACTGGGCGTGGGGCGGCGGATGGTTGGCGAATTTGGGCGCTAACTTCGGGTTGGGGCATGGCTATGTGGACTTTGCGGGAAGCGGTGTCGTCCATTCAATTGGCGGATTGTGCGGCTTGGCAGGGGCGATGGTGCTCGGACCGCGCATCGGCAAATACAACCGCGACGGTTCGCCCAATGTCATCGCGGGGCATAACATCCCGATGGCGATTTTGGGCACGCTCATTTTGGCGTTCGGATGGTTCGGGTTCAACCCCGGCAGCACTTTGGGCGCATCGGGCGGGGGCAATTTGCGCATCGGGGTCATCGCAACGGTGACGATGCTCGCCAGCGCCAGCGGAGCATTGGCAGCGGGGCTTTACACTTGGTGGCGCACAGGCAAACCCGACCCAACGATGGCGTGCAACGGGATGTTGGCAGGGTTAGTTGCCATCACGGCGCCTTCGGGATTTGTCGGCGCTAACGCTGCCATCATCATCGGCGCTATCGCAGGCGTGTTGGTGTGCGTGAGCGTGCAACTGTTAGACAAGTGGCATGTGGATGACCCCGTGGGTGCAATTTCGGTGCACGGGACTTGTGGTTTGTTTGGCGTGTTGAGCGTCGGCATTTTTGCGGATGGCACTTTCGGCGTCGGTTGGAACGGCGTGGCAGGAGCGGTCAAGGGTTGCCTGTATGGCGATTGGGGGCAATTGGCAGCACAACTGATTGGCGTTGCGACCCTGATTGTTTGGGCGTTCGGTATGTCGTGGGTGTTCTTTAAAGTGCTGGACCGCGTGATGGGCTTGCGCGTGTCACCTGAGGTGGAACTGGAAGGGTTGGACTTGGCGGAAACGGGCGTTTTGGCTTATCACGGGTTTGTCCGAGAACCTGAAGAACCCGTCGTCGTCACACCACCTGAATGGATTCCCAGTGCTCGCATCCCTCAACTGGTAGAGACGATGCTCCGCAAACCGTCACCGACCGATCACGAACCGCAAACCAGCACCGTCATTGAAGAGCGCCCATCCGCTCGCCTTTACAGCGTCGTTTTGGAGAACGCTAACTCCGAACGAGCCAAGCGTCGTTGGGAACGGTTGTGTCACGAACCCCATCAAGCGCCACCCGAGTTCCACGAGGTTTATCGCCATCTAGTCAGTTTTGACGGTCGCGAGTTCGTGTTTCGTGGCGGTGACCCTGAGCGGATGCGGAAAGCCGTTGAACGGCTGTTTGAAGGTTATCTGGGCGTTGGAGCAACAGTGACTGTTGAAGTGTAA
- the glnB_1 gene encoding Nitrogen regulatory protein P-II — translation MVMAVIRPHKLAEVRNALAQIGIVGMTVSEVRGHGRQRGQVERYRGAEYVVDLLPKVKVEIAVPDDQVQEVVAAIVQSARTGEIGDGKVFVLSLEDCVRVRTGDRGEDAL, via the coding sequence ATGGTGATGGCGGTCATAAGACCGCACAAACTCGCTGAAGTTCGCAACGCCTTGGCGCAAATCGGCATCGTCGGCATGACGGTTTCGGAAGTTCGCGGGCACGGGCGACAGCGAGGACAAGTGGAGCGCTATCGTGGCGCCGAGTATGTCGTGGATTTGCTGCCGAAGGTCAAGGTGGAAATTGCCGTCCCTGATGACCAGGTGCAAGAGGTCGTCGCTGCTATCGTTCAATCGGCGCGGACAGGTGAAATCGGCGACGGCAAAGTGTTCGTTTTGTCGCTGGAAGATTGCGTTCGCGTCCGAACGGGCGACCGAGGTGAAGACGCACTGTGA
- the sir_1 gene encoding Sulfite reductase [ferredoxin]: MEKTLNQFERLKAFKDGLDALDDIMRFARQGNLDGATEDDFHRWKWWGLFHRKQTPGFFMLRLRIPNGKLRAHQIKAIGRIANEFGRGAADLTTRQNIQLRWIEIKDVPEIFERLRRVAIDHRQTGMDNFRNVTGCPVVGLDAEV; this comes from the coding sequence ATGGAGAAAACATTGAACCAGTTTGAGCGCTTAAAGGCGTTCAAAGATGGGTTGGATGCACTGGACGACATCATGCGCTTTGCGCGACAGGGCAACTTAGACGGAGCGACCGAAGACGATTTCCATCGCTGGAAATGGTGGGGTTTGTTCCATCGCAAGCAGACGCCAGGCTTTTTCATGCTCCGCTTGCGCATCCCCAACGGTAAATTGCGCGCTCATCAGATCAAAGCCATTGGACGCATTGCCAACGAGTTTGGTCGTGGTGCTGCTGATTTGACGACACGCCAAAACATTCAGTTGCGTTGGATTGAAATCAAAGATGTGCCTGAGATCTTTGAGCGGCTTAGGCGGGTTGCTATTGACCATCGTCAGACAGGCATGGACAACTTCCGCAATGTCACTGGTTGCCCTGTCGTAGGATTGGACGCCGAGGTGTGA
- the focA gene encoding putative formate transporter 1 has product MYVPPGEVLEQATQLGAKKATLSVKDMAVRGFLSSALLGYATALAFYASAVTHSPLVGALVFPVGFVMLNLLGLELVTGNFALLLLPLFQKRIGWGSVLRNWFIVYLAHIVGGLTLAYMIYVAWTHDGQKLSDPWVQRLVEVTEKKTLAYAALGAHGVWIAFVKAALCNWMVTLASFLGLTSKDTTGKIVAMWLPIFTFFALGFEHSVVNLFLIPAGILAGASVSVSDWWMWNQIPVTIGNIAGGALFTAGLLYWTYPVAEHIRGSINWQESQHSEHT; this is encoded by the coding sequence ATGTATGTTCCTCCCGGAGAAGTGCTGGAGCAAGCGACTCAGTTAGGTGCGAAGAAAGCAACGCTTAGTGTGAAAGACATGGCAGTGCGAGGTTTTCTTTCCTCTGCACTACTGGGCTACGCAACCGCGCTGGCGTTCTACGCTTCTGCCGTGACCCACTCGCCTTTGGTGGGTGCACTGGTGTTCCCCGTCGGATTCGTAATGCTCAACCTACTGGGGTTGGAACTGGTCACGGGCAACTTTGCCCTACTGCTGCTGCCGCTATTTCAAAAGCGCATCGGTTGGGGTTCTGTGCTGCGCAACTGGTTCATAGTCTACCTCGCACACATTGTTGGCGGACTCACACTCGCCTACATGATCTATGTAGCATGGACGCATGACGGGCAGAAACTCAGCGATCCGTGGGTGCAACGCTTGGTGGAGGTCACAGAGAAGAAGACCCTCGCCTACGCTGCGCTGGGCGCACACGGAGTGTGGATTGCTTTCGTCAAGGCAGCCCTATGCAATTGGATGGTGACTTTAGCCTCATTTTTAGGGCTAACTTCAAAGGACACTACAGGCAAAATCGTAGCGATGTGGCTGCCTATCTTCACCTTCTTTGCATTAGGGTTCGAACACTCAGTGGTAAACCTGTTTCTGATTCCTGCAGGCATATTAGCAGGTGCGTCTGTCTCCGTAAGCGACTGGTGGATGTGGAACCAAATTCCAGTGACTATAGGCAACATTGCCGGCGGCGCACTTTTTACCGCAGGGCTGCTCTACTGGACTTATCCTGTTGCGGAGCATATTCGGGGAAGTATCAACTGGCAGGAATCGCAACACAGCGAACATACCTAA
- the sir_2 gene encoding Sulfite reductase [ferredoxin]: MEKTLNQFERLKAFKDGLDALDDIMRFARQGNLDGATEDDFHRWKWWGLFHRKQTPGFFMLRLRIPNGKLRAHQIKAIGRIANEFGRGAADLTTRQNIQLRWIEIKDVPEIFERLRRVAIDHRQTGMDNFRNVTGCPVAGLDANEVIDASPFAKLMTDAIVGFKRYSNLPRKFNPSITGCRQDCANAQVNDLAFTPATKVVNGKRIVGFHVWIGGALGSKPPMLAQRLGIFVRPEEVGIITRLILDIYREHGNREHRHQARLKFLLMEWGLERFLSELERRFGAPLEPEGDDEVTCWGGDHLGVHRQKNGLYYVGCCVPTGRITGDQLIEFGRLAETYGNGELRLTIDQNIIIVNVPRDKLNALLDEPLLQTFSPFPSPLVRGLVTCTGIDYCHFSQIEVKARAIEFVQELEALLPADHPLKTGEGFVGRKLRIHWSGCPHSCGQHQIADIGFLGVKVRTHDGQIAEGTTVFVGGRLGDKPKIAQEVAEKVPCALLAPTVMQLLNRVCFNGNDNDDDSDGE; encoded by the coding sequence ATGGAGAAAACATTGAACCAGTTTGAGCGCTTAAAGGCGTTCAAAGATGGGTTGGATGCACTGGACGACATCATGCGCTTTGCGCGACAGGGCAACTTAGACGGAGCGACCGAAGACGATTTCCATCGCTGGAAATGGTGGGGTTTGTTCCATCGCAAGCAGACGCCAGGCTTTTTCATGCTCCGCTTGCGCATCCCCAACGGTAAATTGCGCGCTCATCAGATCAAAGCCATTGGACGCATTGCCAACGAGTTTGGTCGTGGTGCTGCTGATTTGACGACACGCCAAAACATTCAATTGCGTTGGATTGAGATCAAAGATGTGCCTGAGATTTTTGAGCGGCTTAGGCGGGTTGCTATTGACCATCGTCAGACAGGCATGGATAACTTCCGCAATGTCACTGGTTGCCCTGTGGCTGGCTTGGATGCCAACGAAGTCATTGACGCGTCGCCGTTTGCCAAACTGATGACCGATGCGATTGTCGGTTTCAAACGATATAGCAATTTGCCCCGCAAGTTCAACCCGTCCATCACAGGTTGCCGACAGGATTGCGCCAATGCTCAAGTCAACGATCTTGCCTTCACACCTGCAACGAAGGTCGTCAATGGCAAGCGAATCGTCGGTTTCCATGTTTGGATTGGTGGGGCGTTGGGGAGCAAACCGCCTATGCTGGCGCAACGGTTGGGCATTTTCGTCCGACCCGAAGAGGTAGGCATCATCACGCGACTCATCTTGGATATCTATCGTGAACACGGCAACCGTGAACATCGTCACCAAGCGAGGCTCAAATTCCTGCTAATGGAATGGGGGTTAGAACGATTTTTGTCGGAATTGGAAAGGCGTTTCGGTGCACCTTTGGAGCCTGAAGGTGATGACGAAGTAACTTGTTGGGGTGGTGACCACTTGGGTGTCCATCGGCAGAAGAACGGACTTTACTATGTCGGATGTTGTGTCCCGACAGGCAGGATTACGGGTGACCAACTCATTGAGTTTGGACGGTTGGCAGAAACTTACGGCAACGGTGAATTACGCTTGACCATTGATCAAAACATCATCATCGTCAATGTGCCCCGCGACAAGTTAAACGCGCTGTTAGACGAACCTCTCTTGCAAACTTTCTCTCCATTCCCTTCACCATTGGTGCGCGGATTGGTCACTTGCACGGGCATAGACTACTGCCACTTTTCACAAATTGAAGTCAAGGCGCGAGCGATAGAGTTCGTGCAGGAACTGGAAGCACTTTTGCCTGCTGACCATCCGTTGAAGACAGGTGAAGGTTTTGTCGGGCGGAAACTACGCATCCACTGGAGTGGCTGCCCCCACTCCTGTGGTCAACATCAAATTGCTGATATAGGTTTCCTCGGTGTCAAAGTGCGGACCCATGACGGACAAATTGCGGAAGGGACAACGGTGTTTGTCGGCGGTAGGTTGGGTGATAAACCTAAAATCGCTCAAGAAGTCGCGGAAAAAGTCCCTTGTGCCCTACTGGCTCCAACGGTGATGCAACTACTCAACCGAGTATGCTTTAATGGCAATGACAACGATGATGACAGTGACGGTGAGTGA
- a CDS encoding Putative antitoxin VapB45, giving the protein MAAVEIAPRIVVDEKVCFGKPVIKGTRVPIHIVLAKLAGGMTMEQVAEEYGITLDDIRAALAYAASIIANETILPIPTEEQR; this is encoded by the coding sequence ATGGCAGCTGTAGAGATTGCACCTCGCATCGTCGTGGACGAGAAAGTTTGCTTTGGAAAACCCGTCATCAAGGGAACGAGAGTGCCTATTCACATTGTCTTGGCGAAGTTGGCAGGTGGCATGACAATGGAACAAGTTGCTGAGGAGTATGGCATCACACTGGACGACATCCGCGCCGCTTTAGCCTATGCTGCATCCATTATTGCCAATGAGACTATATTGCCCATCCCAACGGAGGAACAGCGATGA
- the glnA1 gene encoding Glutamine synthetase 1 yields the protein MARRNVRSPQDVIRMAKEAGVQIVDLRFTDLPGTWQHFSVPARELTDELFEEGIGFDGSSIRGFQEIHESDMILVPDPDTAFVDPTLEVPTLVLICDVYDPITREPYSRDPRYIAKKAEQFLIASGIADRSYWGPEAEFFLFNDVRYDYKAHEGFFRIDSREGIWNSGRDEQPNLGYKIRHKEGYFPVPPSDTLQDVRSKIVLALEKAGVTVEVHHHEVATAGQGEIDLRYDVLVRMADKLQVYKYIVKMVARQHGLVATFMPKPLFGDNGSGMHTHQSLWKGETNIFYDERGYAQLSETARYYIGGLLRHAPALLAFCAPTTNSYRRLVPGYEAPVNIAYSQRNRSACVRIPVYSRSPKAKRIEFRPPDPSCNPYLAFAAMLMAGLDGIINRIDPGEPMDKNLYDLPPEERRAIKSLPGSLHAVLDALEQDHQFLLRGDVFTRDVLETWLEMKRKEADEVNIRPHPYEFYLYFDA from the coding sequence GTGGCACGACGCAATGTGCGTTCACCGCAGGATGTCATCCGCATGGCGAAAGAAGCCGGGGTGCAAATCGTGGATTTGCGGTTCACTGATTTGCCCGGCACTTGGCAGCACTTCAGCGTTCCCGCTCGCGAACTGACGGACGAACTGTTTGAAGAGGGCATCGGCTTTGACGGTTCGTCCATTCGGGGTTTTCAGGAAATCCACGAGAGCGACATGATTTTGGTGCCTGACCCCGACACAGCCTTCGTTGACCCCACTTTGGAAGTGCCGACGCTGGTGCTCATCTGCGATGTCTACGACCCCATTACCCGCGAGCCTTACAGCCGTGACCCGCGCTACATCGCCAAGAAAGCCGAACAGTTTCTCATCGCGTCAGGTATCGCTGACCGCAGTTACTGGGGACCGGAGGCGGAATTTTTCCTGTTCAACGATGTCCGCTACGACTACAAAGCCCACGAGGGCTTTTTCCGCATTGACAGCCGCGAGGGCATTTGGAACAGCGGGCGCGATGAGCAGCCCAACTTGGGCTACAAAATCCGCCACAAAGAGGGCTACTTCCCCGTGCCACCTTCCGACACTCTGCAAGATGTGCGGTCAAAAATTGTTCTGGCGTTGGAAAAAGCAGGTGTCACTGTTGAAGTTCATCACCACGAAGTGGCGACGGCAGGACAGGGCGAAATTGACCTGCGCTACGATGTCTTGGTGCGGATGGCGGACAAACTGCAGGTCTACAAATACATCGTCAAGATGGTCGCAAGGCAGCACGGTTTAGTCGCTACCTTCATGCCCAAACCGCTGTTTGGCGACAACGGTTCGGGCATGCATACGCACCAAAGCTTGTGGAAAGGAGAGACAAACATCTTCTACGACGAGCGAGGTTACGCGCAACTGTCGGAAACCGCCCGCTACTACATCGGCGGTCTCTTGCGCCATGCCCCAGCGCTGTTGGCGTTCTGTGCGCCGACGACTAACTCCTATCGGCGGTTGGTGCCCGGCTATGAAGCGCCTGTCAACATCGCTTACTCTCAACGCAACCGTTCCGCTTGCGTCCGCATCCCCGTTTACTCCCGCAGCCCGAAAGCGAAGCGGATAGAGTTCCGACCGCCCGACCCATCTTGCAACCCATATCTGGCTTTCGCCGCAATGCTGATGGCGGGTCTTGACGGAATTATCAACCGCATTGACCCAGGCGAACCGATGGACAAGAACCTTTACGATTTGCCGCCAGAGGAACGGCGGGCAATCAAATCGCTTCCCGGTTCGCTTCATGCCGTTTTGGACGCTTTGGAGCAAGACCACCAATTTTTGCTTCGCGGCGATGTCTTCACCCGCGATGTGTTGGAGACTTGGCTGGAGATGAAGCGCAAGGAAGCCGACGAAGTCAACATTCGCCCGCACCCTTACGAGTTCTACCTTTACTTTGACGCTTGA